The following proteins are encoded in a genomic region of Variovorax paradoxus:
- a CDS encoding response regulator transcription factor has protein sequence MNILVVEDDARVADFLLRGLGAEGYRVQLARTGPEGLELARSSELSLLLLDLMLPGLSGLELCQTLRAEGHHVPVLMLTALSNTEDKVSGLRLGADDYLTKPFAFEELLARIEALLRRGREQRPRATTLQVADLVLDRERMEVTRAGKLVPLTAKELAFLELLMAAPGRVYSRERILSNVWGTNEDPLTNIVDVYMRRLRGKIDEGHPVALLKTVRGLGYRLDAAAA, from the coding sequence ATGAACATCCTGGTTGTCGAAGACGACGCGCGCGTCGCCGACTTTCTGCTGCGCGGCCTGGGCGCCGAGGGCTACCGCGTGCAACTTGCGCGCACGGGGCCCGAAGGCCTCGAACTCGCGCGCAGCAGCGAGCTGTCGCTGTTGCTGCTGGACCTGATGCTTCCGGGCCTGAGCGGGCTGGAGCTGTGCCAGACGCTGCGCGCCGAAGGCCACCACGTGCCGGTGCTGATGCTCACCGCATTGAGCAACACGGAGGACAAGGTCAGCGGCCTGCGCCTGGGCGCCGACGACTACCTCACCAAGCCTTTCGCCTTCGAGGAGCTGCTGGCGCGCATCGAGGCCTTGCTGCGCCGCGGCCGGGAGCAACGGCCAAGGGCCACCACGCTGCAGGTGGCCGACCTGGTGCTCGACCGCGAACGCATGGAGGTGACCCGCGCCGGCAAGCTCGTGCCGCTGACGGCCAAGGAGCTTGCGTTCCTCGAGCTGTTGATGGCGGCACCCGGCCGCGTCTACAGCCGCGAGCGGATTCTTTCCAACGTCTGGGGCACGAACGAGGACCCGCTGACCAACATCGTCGACGTCTACATGCGGCGCTTGCGCGGCAAGATCGACGAAGGCCATCCCGTGGCCTTGCTGAAGACGGTGCGCGGGCTCGGCTATCGGCTCGATGCCGCGGCGGCCTGA
- a CDS encoding SgcJ/EcaC family oxidoreductase, translated as MSTSAFAQAPAAGICVPATEPQIAALFDRWNDSLRTLDADKVVANYAVDGVLLPTVSNTPRTNPAEIRDYFVKFLKGSPQGKIDHRIIKVGCNVAQDVGTYTFKFKDGKTVHARYTYVYEWVNGQWLIAHHHSSAMPEVVAAR; from the coding sequence ATGTCGACCTCGGCCTTCGCGCAGGCGCCGGCCGCAGGGATTTGCGTGCCGGCCACCGAGCCGCAGATTGCGGCGCTGTTCGACCGCTGGAACGACTCGCTGCGCACGCTGGATGCCGACAAGGTGGTGGCCAACTACGCCGTGGACGGTGTGCTGCTGCCGACCGTGTCGAACACGCCGCGCACCAACCCGGCGGAGATTCGCGACTACTTCGTCAAGTTTCTGAAGGGATCGCCGCAGGGCAAGATCGATCACCGCATCATCAAGGTCGGCTGCAACGTGGCGCAGGACGTCGGCACCTACACCTTCAAGTTCAAGGACGGCAAGACCGTCCATGCCAGGTACACCTATGTCTACGAATGGGTGAACGGCCAATGGCTGATTGCCCACCACCACTCGTCGGCAATGCCCGAAGTCGTCGCGGCGAGGTAA
- a CDS encoding GNAT family N-acetyltransferase has product MTTPSSSLVQDNPSKHRFEFASQGERAVAIYSLADGVITFVHTLVPEALQGQGVARQLVLAGLASARERGLRVIPQCPVFAAYMRSHPETHDLLAEEGRTLLGL; this is encoded by the coding sequence ATGACCACGCCTTCTTCATCCCTCGTTCAAGACAACCCCTCGAAGCACCGCTTCGAATTCGCATCGCAGGGCGAACGCGCGGTCGCCATCTACAGCCTGGCGGACGGCGTCATCACTTTCGTCCACACGCTGGTGCCCGAGGCGCTGCAAGGCCAGGGCGTGGCCCGGCAGCTGGTTCTCGCGGGCCTGGCTTCGGCGCGCGAACGCGGCCTGCGCGTCATTCCGCAGTGCCCGGTGTTCGCGGCCTACATGCGCTCGCATCCCGAGACGCATGACCTGCTGGCCGAAGAAGGCCGCACGCTGCTGGGCCTCTGA
- a CDS encoding fumarylacetoacetate hydrolase family protein, with product MKLMSYSLAGRETWGAVVDGGVVELAARTGHATLADFIASADFARRDALVAGLAADVPLSDVRYLPVIPKSEKIVCAVRNYMDHHQEVLAAGMHRELSEEPPIFLRVWRSQTPHEGPIVRPRVSESLDWEGELAVIIGKAGRDIQEADAWAHVAGYSCYNDGSVREWQFHAKQIASGKNFESTGGFGPWMVTADEIAPGRELKLETRLNGEVVQSSHTGHMIFPIPRLIAYASTIFTLVPGDLIITGTPAGVGWSKKPPRFMKPGDVVEVEIEAVGLLRNHVVAQD from the coding sequence ATGAAATTGATGTCCTACTCACTCGCCGGCCGCGAAACCTGGGGCGCCGTCGTCGACGGCGGCGTGGTCGAACTGGCCGCACGCACCGGCCACGCCACCTTGGCCGACTTCATCGCCAGCGCCGACTTCGCGCGGCGCGACGCATTGGTCGCGGGCCTCGCCGCCGATGTGCCGCTCTCCGACGTCCGCTACCTGCCTGTGATTCCGAAGTCCGAGAAGATCGTCTGCGCCGTGCGCAACTACATGGACCATCACCAGGAGGTGCTGGCCGCGGGCATGCACCGCGAACTCTCCGAGGAGCCGCCGATCTTCCTGCGCGTGTGGCGCTCGCAGACGCCGCACGAAGGCCCCATCGTCCGCCCGCGCGTGTCCGAGTCGCTCGACTGGGAGGGCGAACTGGCCGTGATCATCGGCAAGGCCGGCCGCGACATCCAGGAGGCCGATGCATGGGCGCACGTGGCCGGCTACAGCTGCTACAACGACGGCAGCGTGCGCGAGTGGCAGTTCCATGCCAAGCAGATCGCCTCGGGAAAGAACTTCGAATCCACCGGCGGCTTCGGCCCGTGGATGGTCACGGCCGACGAGATCGCACCGGGCCGCGAACTCAAGCTCGAGACGCGCCTCAACGGCGAAGTGGTGCAGTCCAGCCACACGGGCCACATGATCTTCCCGATCCCGCGCCTCATCGCCTATGCGTCGACCATCTTCACGCTCGTGCCCGGCGACCTGATCATCACCGGCACGCCGGCCGGCGTGGGCTGGAGCAAGAAGCCGCCGCGGTTCATGAAGCCGGGCGACGTGGTCGAAGTCGAGATCGAAGCCGTGGGCCTGCTGCGCAACCACGTGGTTGCACAGGACTGA
- a CDS encoding tripartite tricarboxylate transporter permease gives MEVLHNLAFGFSHALTWQNLMFCAIGCTVGTLVGLLPGLGPLATISLLLPLTYSIPTTGALIMLAGIYYGAQYGDSVSAITMKIPHASSIVACIDGYQMTLKGQTGLALFTAGFSSFIGGTVAILVLSFFAPMLGEVAFLFGPADYVAMMLVGFVCVSFVTTGNLLNGLAMCMIGVLLGTIGTDVNSGMARFTLDLPFLTDGVGIVSIALGCFGIAEITKNLDSREERSPFNGKINLIPTWAEFKRIIPSALRGSVVGSLLGILPGGGPTIAQFAAYALDKKVSKYKHEIGTGCIEGVAGQAAADEAAARTSFIPLMSIGIPENAVMALMLAAFIIKGIQPGPNMIASHPELFWGLVASMWIGNVFLLVLNVPLVRYWLSVFKIPYSVLFPSILFFCCIGTYSVNNNLEDVFITAAFGFMGYMFMRLELDAAPLMLGFILGPMLEENFRRAMLLSRGSFSPFATRPISGTLMALIAIFIVWQLASFILQARKKSVVEPPLAALEP, from the coding sequence ATGGAAGTCCTCCACAACCTGGCGTTTGGCTTTTCACACGCCCTGACATGGCAGAACCTGATGTTCTGCGCCATCGGCTGCACCGTGGGCACGCTGGTCGGCCTGCTGCCCGGCCTGGGTCCGCTGGCCACCATCAGCCTGCTGCTGCCGCTGACCTATTCCATTCCCACGACCGGCGCGCTCATCATGCTGGCCGGCATCTACTACGGTGCGCAATACGGCGACAGCGTGAGCGCCATCACGATGAAGATCCCGCATGCCAGCAGCATCGTGGCCTGCATCGACGGCTACCAGATGACGCTGAAGGGGCAGACGGGGCTGGCGCTGTTCACGGCCGGTTTTTCCAGCTTCATCGGCGGCACGGTCGCCATCCTGGTGCTGTCGTTTTTCGCACCTATGCTGGGCGAGGTGGCCTTCCTGTTCGGCCCCGCGGACTACGTTGCGATGATGCTCGTGGGGTTCGTGTGCGTGAGCTTTGTCACCACCGGCAACCTGCTGAACGGCCTGGCGATGTGCATGATCGGCGTGCTGCTGGGAACGATCGGCACCGACGTGAACAGCGGCATGGCGCGGTTCACGCTCGACTTGCCTTTCCTGACGGATGGCGTCGGCATCGTGAGCATCGCGCTGGGCTGCTTCGGCATTGCCGAGATCACCAAGAACCTCGACTCCCGGGAAGAGCGCTCGCCGTTCAACGGCAAGATCAACCTGATTCCCACCTGGGCGGAGTTCAAGCGGATCATCCCCAGTGCCTTGCGCGGCAGCGTGGTCGGCTCGCTGCTGGGGATCCTTCCCGGCGGCGGCCCGACTATTGCGCAGTTTGCGGCGTATGCGCTCGACAAGAAGGTCAGCAAGTACAAGCATGAGATCGGCACCGGCTGCATCGAAGGCGTGGCCGGGCAGGCCGCTGCCGATGAAGCGGCCGCGCGCACGAGCTTCATTCCGCTGATGAGCATCGGGATTCCGGAGAACGCCGTGATGGCGCTGATGCTGGCCGCCTTCATCATCAAGGGCATTCAGCCGGGCCCGAACATGATCGCCAGCCACCCCGAGTTGTTCTGGGGCCTGGTCGCCAGCATGTGGATCGGCAACGTCTTTCTGCTGGTCTTGAACGTGCCGCTGGTGCGCTACTGGCTCTCGGTCTTCAAGATTCCGTACAGCGTGCTGTTCCCGTCGATCCTGTTCTTCTGCTGCATCGGCACGTACAGCGTGAACAACAATCTGGAAGACGTCTTCATCACGGCCGCCTTCGGGTTCATGGGCTACATGTTCATGCGGCTGGAACTGGATGCGGCGCCGCTCATGCTCGGGTTCATCCTCGGTCCGATGCTCGAAGAAAACTTCCGCCGCGCAATGCTGCTGAGCCGCGGCAGCTTCAGCCCCTTCGCCACGCGCCCGATCAGCGGCACGCTGATGGCCCTGATTGCCATCTTCATCGTCTGGCAGCTGGCTTCGTTCATCCTGCAGGCGCGAAAGAAAAGCGTCGTCGAACCTCCTCTCGCGGCGCTGGAGCCATAA
- a CDS encoding NADPH-dependent FMN reductase — MKADHPPTLQLVAISGSIRRASNCTAVLRSLQPLLPPHATLQIVPLDDIPPYNADLDGGSPPEPVVRLKSAIAAADGLVLCSPEYNYGMPGVLKNAIDWASRPSFASPLKGKPALIMTASPGTAGGVRAQAQIRDALAATLARPLVRQHVAIANVASRIQDGRLVDAPTLDFIRVALGELLDEIALLAGARQRQA, encoded by the coding sequence TTGAAGGCCGATCACCCACCCACCCTGCAGCTCGTCGCCATCTCCGGCAGCATTCGCCGCGCGTCGAATTGCACCGCCGTGCTCCGCAGCCTGCAACCCCTGCTGCCGCCGCACGCGACACTGCAGATCGTCCCGCTGGACGACATTCCGCCCTACAACGCCGACCTCGACGGCGGCTCGCCGCCCGAGCCGGTGGTGCGGCTCAAGAGCGCCATCGCCGCGGCGGACGGCTTGGTGCTGTGCTCTCCCGAATACAACTACGGCATGCCGGGCGTGCTGAAGAATGCAATCGACTGGGCATCGAGGCCGAGCTTTGCATCGCCGCTCAAGGGCAAGCCGGCGCTCATCATGACCGCGTCGCCCGGCACCGCGGGCGGCGTGCGCGCGCAGGCGCAGATTCGCGATGCGCTGGCTGCCACGCTGGCGCGCCCGCTGGTGCGCCAGCATGTCGCCATCGCGAACGTGGCCTCGCGCATCCAGGACGGCCGGCTGGTCGACGCGCCGACGCTCGACTTCATCCGCGTGGCGCTCGGCGAGCTGTTGGACGAAATCGCGTTGCTGGCCGGCGCGCGCCAGCGGCAGGCCTGA
- a CDS encoding Dps family protein: MANPKTAKSIKTTKARRQAPLHTPSDLGADATRDISAALNLLLADVFALYFKTKNFHWHMSGPSFRDYHLLLDEQADQIFATVDPIAERVRKVGGTTLRSTGHAARLQRLSDNDADFVTPIGMLAELREDNQRLAGFMRATHGVCDEYGDVATASVLENWIDEAEQRTWFLFESVRQS; the protein is encoded by the coding sequence ATGGCCAATCCGAAAACCGCCAAGTCCATCAAGACCACAAAGGCACGGCGCCAGGCACCGCTGCATACGCCGAGCGACCTTGGCGCAGACGCCACGCGCGACATTTCCGCCGCGCTCAACCTGCTGCTGGCCGACGTATTCGCGCTGTATTTCAAGACCAAGAACTTCCACTGGCACATGTCGGGCCCGTCGTTCCGCGACTACCACCTGCTGCTCGATGAACAGGCCGACCAGATCTTCGCCACGGTCGATCCCATTGCCGAGCGCGTGCGCAAGGTAGGCGGCACGACGCTGCGCTCGACCGGCCACGCCGCGCGGTTGCAGCGCCTCTCGGACAACGACGCCGACTTCGTGACCCCCATCGGCATGCTGGCCGAGCTGCGCGAAGACAACCAGCGCCTGGCCGGCTTCATGCGCGCCACGCACGGCGTCTGCGACGAGTACGGCGACGTGGCCACTGCGAGCGTGCTGGAGAACTGGATCGACGAGGCCGAGCAGCGCACGTGGTTCCTTTTCGAGTCGGTGCGCCAGAGCTGA
- a CDS encoding sensor histidine kinase yields the protein MFRLRLSIAFAVLVALVCAQAGFVYWGSNRVNDYAQHSRLASDILSELLDLSASKQRLRVWASQQLMDADASPEVRDSQLARMQNSAETLRQLARRDLFLWNGIAARDGVPIPPEVDQLVSVSELLNDNIAAVRTRLLRLAPLERGAEFASVWKELNEVFDVARGRDLRELINGAIERQRNVMPVARAATERGLDQLRQQAVRLAALTLAAAIVLALYLNRRLQRPLDRLLEGTQALQAGALDHRIALPSRDEFGRVAEHFNAMAAELQRHRLEADAARRRLEDAVLERTSELSAAHQTLQQIDQRRRQLLADLSHELRTPATAIRGEAEIALRGAEKPIAEYHQTLTRIVGGVKQLTGVIDDLLLVARAEADQLAMRFGAVDLAELLGDATETASTLGARHNVCVQLEAPEAERPAVMLQADADRLRQALVIVLDNAVRYSRNEGTVRVSWRLLDSRVQVVVADEGIGIDADELPKVFERFVRGRRARLHRADGTGIGLSIAQAIVQAHHGRIEIESAPQQGTKVRIELPCHFPNLTHQT from the coding sequence ATGTTCCGCCTCCGCCTGTCCATCGCATTCGCCGTTCTTGTCGCGCTGGTCTGCGCCCAGGCCGGTTTCGTCTACTGGGGTTCGAACCGGGTCAACGACTACGCCCAGCACAGCCGCCTGGCAAGCGACATCCTGTCGGAACTGCTGGATCTCTCGGCCAGCAAGCAAAGGCTGCGCGTCTGGGCGTCCCAGCAGCTGATGGATGCGGATGCGTCGCCCGAGGTGCGCGACAGCCAGCTGGCGCGCATGCAGAACAGCGCGGAGACGCTCAGGCAGCTCGCCCGCCGCGACCTCTTCCTCTGGAACGGTATCGCCGCGCGCGACGGCGTGCCGATACCGCCGGAAGTCGACCAGCTCGTCTCCGTGAGCGAACTGCTCAACGACAACATCGCCGCCGTTCGCACGCGCTTGCTGAGGCTGGCGCCGTTGGAGCGCGGTGCGGAGTTCGCCAGCGTCTGGAAGGAGCTGAACGAAGTCTTCGACGTGGCGCGCGGCCGCGATCTGCGCGAGTTGATCAACGGCGCCATCGAACGGCAGCGCAATGTGATGCCCGTGGCTCGCGCCGCGACCGAACGGGGGCTGGACCAGCTGCGGCAGCAGGCGGTCCGGCTTGCAGCGCTCACGCTGGCCGCCGCGATCGTGCTGGCGCTGTATTTGAACCGGCGGCTGCAGCGGCCGCTGGACCGCCTGCTCGAAGGCACGCAGGCATTGCAGGCCGGCGCACTCGACCACCGCATCGCACTGCCTTCGCGCGACGAGTTCGGACGCGTTGCCGAGCACTTCAACGCGATGGCGGCCGAGCTGCAGCGGCATCGGCTCGAGGCCGACGCCGCGCGCCGCCGGCTCGAGGATGCGGTGCTGGAGCGCACCAGCGAACTGAGCGCCGCGCACCAGACGCTGCAACAGATCGACCAGCGGCGGCGCCAGCTTCTTGCCGACCTGAGCCACGAGCTTCGCACCCCGGCCACCGCGATCCGCGGCGAGGCGGAGATCGCGCTGCGCGGCGCCGAGAAGCCGATCGCCGAGTACCACCAGACATTGACGCGCATCGTCGGCGGTGTGAAGCAGCTCACCGGCGTGATCGACGACCTTCTCTTGGTCGCCAGGGCCGAGGCGGATCAACTCGCAATGCGCTTCGGCGCGGTCGATCTTGCGGAACTGCTGGGCGACGCCACCGAAACGGCCTCGACGCTGGGTGCGCGGCACAACGTTTGCGTTCAACTCGAAGCCCCCGAAGCGGAGCGGCCCGCGGTCATGCTGCAGGCCGATGCCGACCGCCTGCGGCAGGCCCTCGTGATCGTGCTCGACAACGCGGTGCGCTACTCGCGCAACGAAGGAACGGTGCGTGTGAGCTGGCGGTTGCTCGACAGCCGCGTGCAGGTGGTCGTGGCCGACGAGGGAATCGGCATCGATGCGGATGAACTTCCGAAGGTGTTCGAACGCTTCGTGCGTGGCCGCCGGGCGCGCCTGCACCGCGCCGATGGAACCGGTATCGGGTTGTCGATCGCGCAGGCCATCGTGCAGGCCCACCACGGCCGCATCGAGATCGAGAGCGCTCCCCAACAGGGCACAAAGGTGCGCATCGAGCTGCCGTGCCACTTTCCCAACCTGACACATCAAACATGA
- a CDS encoding LysR substrate-binding domain-containing protein: MGEGSRERDGHGHFSTRHCAGIQSAVQPHSALGAFEHVLVSPEGDRHGLVDQLLAQAGKRRTLRLTLPQMFATPAIVAETDLAATVPRQVALASPARRKLVMFPPPVPLPSIAFNLIWHRRNDAHPAQQ; this comes from the coding sequence GTGGGCGAGGGAAGCCGCGAGCGAGACGGTCATGGGCACTTTTCTACCAGACATTGCGCTGGAATACAGTCGGCCGTTCAGCCGCACTCGGCACTCGGGGCGTTCGAGCACGTGCTGGTGTCGCCGGAAGGCGACCGGCACGGCCTGGTGGATCAGTTGCTGGCGCAGGCGGGCAAGCGCCGCACGCTGCGCCTGACCCTGCCGCAGATGTTCGCAACGCCGGCCATCGTGGCGGAAACCGATCTGGCCGCCACCGTTCCCAGGCAGGTGGCGCTGGCCTCGCCTGCACGGCGAAAGCTGGTGATGTTCCCGCCCCCGGTGCCCTTGCCGAGCATTGCCTTCAACCTGATCTGGCATCGGCGCAACGATGCCCATCCCGCGCAGCAGTGA
- a CDS encoding TerC family protein yields MLELLTDPQVWIAFATLTALELVLGIDNIIFISILVDKLPAAKREFARRVGLFMAMFMRIGLLLVLAWIVGLVAPLFSIFSQGISGRDLILILGGLFLIWKSTSEVHQSLEGGHEEKPSAVKATFASVILQIMVIDLVFSLDSIITAVGMVDDVRVMIAAVIVSVFLMMLFAGPIGRFVSNHPTIKMLALAFLVVVGVVLVAEGFGHHVPKGYVYFAMAFSVAVEMLNIRMRKKSAKRVELHPPHIPGD; encoded by the coding sequence ATGCTCGAACTCTTGACCGATCCGCAGGTCTGGATCGCCTTCGCTACCTTGACCGCGCTCGAGCTCGTTCTGGGTATCGACAACATCATCTTCATCTCGATCCTGGTCGACAAGCTCCCCGCCGCCAAGCGTGAGTTCGCACGCCGGGTCGGGCTGTTCATGGCCATGTTCATGCGCATCGGGCTGTTGCTGGTGCTCGCCTGGATCGTCGGCCTGGTGGCGCCGCTTTTCTCGATCTTCAGCCAGGGGATCTCGGGCCGCGACCTGATCCTGATCCTGGGCGGCCTGTTCCTGATCTGGAAGAGCACGAGCGAGGTTCACCAGTCGCTGGAAGGCGGCCACGAAGAGAAGCCCAGCGCCGTCAAGGCCACCTTCGCGTCGGTGATCCTGCAGATCATGGTCATCGATCTCGTGTTCTCGCTGGACTCGATCATCACCGCCGTCGGCATGGTGGACGACGTGCGCGTCATGATCGCCGCCGTGATTGTCTCGGTGTTCCTGATGATGCTGTTCGCCGGCCCGATCGGCCGCTTCGTCTCGAACCATCCGACCATCAAGATGCTGGCGCTGGCCTTTCTCGTGGTGGTGGGCGTGGTCCTTGTCGCGGAGGGCTTCGGCCATCACGTGCCGAAGGGCTACGTCTACTTTGCGATGGCTTTCTCCGTGGCCGTGGAGATGCTCAACATCAGAATGCGCAAGAAGTCGGCCAAGCGGGTGGAACTGCACCCACCCCATATCCCCGGGGATTGA
- a CDS encoding YoaK family protein produces the protein MKPSLPLLMSLNGGFVDTAGFLALQGLFTAHVTGNFVTIGAALVHGTSGALTKLVALPVFCAVVVLARWLGHGLPALGLPVLRTMLVLKALLLAAGAAFAICHGPFNDSDSGLAMLTGMSLVSAMAIQNAVHRLHLGNAPPTTLMTGTTTQVMIDITDLLRGLPPEDAVVARARLRRMTRSVAVFAAGCAAAALIYSRVNVWCFVVPPVLAACAVLLQRATHEGEAAETAGSRR, from the coding sequence ATGAAACCCAGCCTCCCCTTGCTCATGAGCCTCAACGGCGGCTTCGTCGACACCGCCGGCTTCCTGGCGCTGCAGGGCCTGTTCACGGCCCATGTCACGGGCAACTTCGTGACCATCGGCGCGGCGCTGGTGCACGGCACCTCGGGCGCGTTGACCAAGCTGGTCGCGCTGCCGGTGTTCTGCGCCGTGGTGGTCCTCGCGCGATGGCTCGGTCACGGGTTGCCCGCTCTCGGCCTGCCGGTGCTGCGCACGATGCTGGTGCTCAAGGCGCTGCTGCTGGCGGCGGGCGCGGCCTTCGCAATCTGCCACGGGCCCTTCAACGACAGCGACAGCGGCCTCGCGATGCTCACCGGCATGTCGCTGGTGTCGGCCATGGCGATCCAGAACGCCGTGCACCGGCTGCATCTGGGCAACGCCCCGCCGACCACGCTCATGACAGGCACCACCACGCAGGTGATGATCGACATCACCGACCTGCTGCGAGGCCTGCCGCCGGAAGATGCCGTCGTGGCGCGCGCCCGGCTGCGGCGCATGACCCGCAGCGTCGCCGTGTTCGCCGCGGGTTGCGCCGCCGCCGCGCTCATCTACAGCCGCGTGAATGTCTGGTGCTTCGTGGTGCCACCGGTGCTGGCTGCCTGCGCCGTGCTGCTCCAGCGCGCCACGCACGAAGGCGAGGCCGCCGAAACGGCCGGCTCCCGCCGCTGA
- a CDS encoding alpha/beta fold hydrolase, with amino-acid sequence MTTLTLRDGTELYYKDWGTGQPILFSHGWPLSADMWDAQMLFFAERGYRAIAFDRRGFGRSSQPWTGYDYDTFADDIAELIEKLDLKDVVLAGFSMGGGDVTRYIARKGSARVAKLALISAVTPLFMKTEDHPVGPDASLFAGIRAGLAADRPQFLDDFSTLFYGTNRPGANVSQGVFKQTLQIALQASIKATIDCVTAFSETDFRPDMARIDVPTLVIHGDDDQVVPIDATGRLAAKMIKGSQFKVYAGAPHATCTTHKDQVNADLLAFIQA; translated from the coding sequence ATGACCACACTCACATTGCGCGACGGCACCGAGCTCTACTACAAGGATTGGGGCACGGGCCAGCCCATCCTTTTCAGCCACGGCTGGCCGCTCAGTGCCGACATGTGGGACGCGCAGATGCTGTTCTTCGCGGAACGCGGCTACCGCGCGATCGCCTTCGACCGCCGCGGCTTCGGCCGCTCGAGCCAGCCCTGGACCGGCTACGACTACGACACCTTCGCCGACGATATCGCCGAGCTGATCGAGAAGCTCGATCTGAAGGACGTGGTGCTTGCCGGCTTCTCGATGGGCGGCGGCGACGTCACGCGCTACATCGCGCGCAAGGGCAGCGCACGGGTGGCAAAGCTGGCACTCATCAGCGCCGTGACGCCGCTGTTCATGAAGACTGAAGACCACCCCGTGGGCCCCGACGCATCGCTGTTCGCGGGCATCCGCGCCGGCCTGGCCGCCGACCGTCCGCAGTTTCTCGACGATTTCAGCACGCTCTTCTACGGCACCAACCGCCCCGGCGCCAACGTGTCGCAAGGCGTCTTCAAGCAGACGCTGCAAATTGCGCTGCAGGCCTCGATCAAAGCCACCATCGACTGCGTGACCGCGTTCTCGGAGACCGACTTCCGCCCCGACATGGCCAGGATCGACGTGCCCACGCTCGTGATCCACGGCGACGACGATCAGGTCGTGCCGATCGACGCCACCGGCAGGCTGGCGGCCAAGATGATCAAGGGCAGCCAGTTCAAGGTTTATGCAGGCGCGCCGCACGCCACCTGCACCACGCACAAGGACCAGGTGAACGCCGACCTGCTGGCGTTCATCCAGGCCTGA
- a CDS encoding GntR family transcriptional regulator, protein MHKIETMYKNDVPAARALPLVDQAFLRLRQDVLSGTYGAGAKLKLDELQTAYGFSSSPLREALSRLAQEGLIRADERRGFRVADISAEDLADISRMRLMLDIPALRESIANGDDAWEALVVGAFHRLEKVEGRLSDGPVVLDDNWTQVHTAFHAALIAACPSERMRSWSASLFDQAERYRRYSARFRKTARRKSAEHRKIMDATLRRDAKTACALLEEHILSTQRNVTAVLGTLAGRAGRS, encoded by the coding sequence ATGCATAAAATTGAAACCATGTACAAAAATGACGTGCCTGCCGCGCGGGCGCTTCCGCTGGTCGACCAGGCCTTCCTTCGGTTGCGCCAGGACGTGCTGTCGGGCACCTACGGGGCAGGGGCCAAGCTCAAGCTGGACGAGCTTCAAACCGCCTACGGCTTTTCCAGCAGCCCGTTGCGCGAAGCGCTCAGCCGGCTCGCGCAGGAGGGGCTGATCCGCGCCGACGAGCGCCGGGGCTTCAGGGTTGCGGACATCTCGGCGGAGGACCTGGCGGACATCAGCCGGATGCGCCTCATGCTCGACATCCCCGCGCTGCGGGAATCGATTGCGAACGGCGACGACGCGTGGGAAGCCCTCGTGGTCGGCGCCTTCCACCGCCTGGAGAAAGTCGAAGGCCGGCTCAGCGACGGACCGGTCGTGCTCGACGACAACTGGACCCAGGTCCATACGGCGTTCCATGCCGCGCTGATTGCGGCCTGCCCGTCGGAGCGCATGCGCTCGTGGAGCGCGAGCCTGTTCGACCAGGCGGAGCGCTACCGCCGCTATTCGGCCCGCTTTCGCAAGACGGCCCGGCGCAAATCGGCCGAGCACCGCAAGATCATGGATGCCACCTTGCGGCGCGATGCGAAGACGGCCTGCGCGCTGCTGGAAGAACACATTCTCAGCACCCAACGCAATGTCACGGCGGTGCTCGGCACGCTGGCCGGCCGCGCTGGCCGAAGCTAA
- a CDS encoding tripartite tricarboxylate transporter TctB family protein: protein MKNRNLVRGLFLMAIALAFGLTALRYPIGDLSRAGAGLFPALVSGMLLLIGIATVLRSFFVEQVPLQLNFRNIALILGSLCGFALISMYLDMVVGIVFMVFCSAFAGSSYSWVRNVKVSAGLIAMAFALQKLLGLNLPLF, encoded by the coding sequence ATGAAAAATAGAAACCTTGTCAGAGGTCTGTTCCTCATGGCCATCGCCTTGGCCTTCGGACTGACGGCGCTGCGCTACCCCATCGGAGATCTGAGCCGCGCGGGGGCGGGGCTGTTCCCTGCCCTGGTGAGCGGCATGCTGCTGCTGATCGGCATTGCGACGGTCCTCCGGTCGTTCTTCGTCGAGCAGGTGCCGTTGCAACTCAACTTCAGGAATATCGCGCTCATTCTCGGAAGCCTCTGCGGGTTCGCGCTGATCTCGATGTACCTGGACATGGTCGTGGGCATTGTCTTCATGGTGTTCTGTTCGGCATTCGCGGGCAGTTCGTACTCGTGGGTGCGCAACGTCAAAGTCTCGGCCGGCCTGATCGCGATGGCATTCGCGCTTCAGAAACTTCTCGGCCTGAACCTGCCGCTCTTCTGA